One Devosia lacusdianchii genomic window carries:
- a CDS encoding ABC transporter ATP-binding protein codes for MKTVLSVEDMSVTFALHQSEVHAVREMNFALSEGETLAVVGESGSGKSQAFLAIMGLLAKNGRAAGKAMMGDINLIGMEPTQLDKHRGKDIAMIFQDPMTSLNPTLKVKTQLGEVLVKHRGFDKQKAVKTAIEMLERVGIPEPVKRANAYPHELSGGMRQRVMIAMALLCQPKILIADEPTTALDVTVQAQMLDLFKTLTEDFGTSLVLITHDLGVVAGVADRMMVMYGGRAVEKGKTDDLFYDPRHPYTLGLLHSTPHIAKRAARLDPIQGLPPSLEHLPKGCSFNPRCAFAFDRCLVERPPLTETGEGREKACFYEGPMAYGKVA; via the coding sequence ATGAAAACAGTCCTGTCCGTAGAGGATATGTCGGTCACCTTCGCCTTGCATCAGAGCGAAGTGCATGCCGTGCGCGAGATGAACTTCGCCCTGTCGGAGGGCGAGACGCTTGCCGTGGTCGGTGAATCCGGCTCGGGCAAGAGCCAGGCCTTCCTCGCCATCATGGGGCTATTGGCCAAGAATGGCCGGGCCGCCGGCAAGGCGATGATGGGGGATATCAACCTCATCGGCATGGAGCCGACGCAGTTGGACAAGCATCGCGGCAAGGATATCGCGATGATTTTCCAGGACCCGATGACGTCGCTGAACCCGACGCTCAAGGTCAAGACGCAGCTGGGCGAGGTGCTGGTCAAGCATCGCGGCTTCGACAAGCAGAAGGCGGTCAAGACCGCGATCGAAATGCTGGAACGGGTCGGTATTCCCGAGCCGGTCAAGCGCGCCAATGCCTATCCGCATGAGCTATCGGGCGGCATGCGGCAGCGGGTGATGATCGCGATGGCGCTCTTGTGCCAGCCCAAGATCCTGATCGCCGACGAGCCGACAACGGCGCTCGACGTGACGGTGCAGGCGCAGATGCTGGACCTGTTCAAGACGCTGACCGAGGATTTCGGCACGTCGCTGGTGCTGATCACACACGACCTGGGCGTGGTGGCCGGTGTCGCCGATCGCATGATGGTCATGTATGGCGGGCGGGCGGTCGAAAAGGGCAAGACAGACGATCTGTTCTATGATCCGCGCCATCCCTATACGCTGGGGCTGCTGCATTCGACGCCGCATATCGCCAAGCGCGCCGCAAGGCTCGATCCGATCCAGGGCCTGCCGCCCAGCCTCGAACACCTGCCCAAGGGCTGCTCGTTCAATCCACGCTGCGCCTTTGCGTTCGATCGGTGCCTGGTCGAACGGCCCCCGCTGACCGAAACCGGCGAAGGCCGCGAAAAGGCCTGCTTTTATGAAGGCCCGATGGCCTATGGAAAGGTCGCTTGA
- a CDS encoding ABC transporter permease, translated as MFGYAMRRVLSALPVALIAVTACFFILRLAPGGPFDGERALPPTTLANLRAHYNLDLPLIQQYFIYVWRLLQGDFGPSMVYNDFTVAEMLRIGLPFTLMLGFSAFVIGTVVGLVAGALSAVNQNKWPDYVLVFLVMIGLVVPNFLMASVLQLTFGVYLDWFPAGGWRAGSIPHLVLPITVLVLPHAGRTARLMRGSMIEVLGTNYVRTARSKGLGTRLILARHAIKPALLPVVSYLGPGLSYLLTGSLVVEQVFALPGIGKYFISAALNRDYGLVLGTTILYMFIILAVNLLVDILYAWLDPKVRYH; from the coding sequence ATGTTTGGATATGCTATGCGGCGCGTGCTATCGGCTTTGCCGGTTGCGCTGATCGCTGTCACAGCCTGTTTCTTCATCCTCAGGCTCGCCCCCGGTGGCCCCTTTGACGGTGAACGTGCGCTGCCGCCGACGACGCTGGCCAACCTGCGCGCCCACTACAATCTCGATCTGCCGCTGATCCAGCAGTACTTCATCTATGTGTGGCGGCTGCTACAGGGCGATTTCGGCCCGTCGATGGTCTATAACGACTTCACCGTGGCCGAGATGCTACGGATCGGTCTGCCCTTCACGCTGATGCTGGGCTTTTCGGCGTTTGTCATCGGCACCGTCGTGGGTCTGGTGGCCGGGGCGCTCAGCGCCGTCAACCAGAACAAGTGGCCCGACTACGTGCTGGTCTTTCTGGTGATGATCGGCCTCGTCGTCCCGAACTTCCTGATGGCCAGCGTTCTGCAACTAACGTTTGGCGTTTATCTCGACTGGTTCCCGGCCGGCGGCTGGCGGGCAGGGTCGATACCGCATCTGGTGTTGCCGATCACCGTGCTGGTGCTGCCCCATGCCGGGCGTACGGCGCGACTGATGCGCGGCTCGATGATCGAAGTGCTGGGCACGAACTATGTGCGCACTGCCCGCTCGAAGGGGCTCGGCACCCGGCTGATCCTGGCCCGGCATGCGATCAAGCCGGCACTCTTGCCGGTGGTCTCCTATCTCGGGCCGGGCCTTTCCTATCTCCTCACCGGCTCGCTGGTGGTGGAACAGGTGTTCGCCCTGCCGGGGATTGGCAAGTACTTCATCAGTGCGGCGCTCAACCGTGACTACGGCCTCGTGCTGGGAACGACCATTTTGTACATGTTCATCATCCTGGCGGTGAACCTCCTGGTCGACATCCTCTATGCCTGGCTCGACCCCAAGGTGAGGTACCACTGA
- a CDS encoding 3-hydroxyacyl-CoA dehydrogenase NAD-binding domain-containing protein, producing MIQPQMPETKHWSFRRDVENLGWLTINTPGPVNTLSREAIMELEALVTRFEELAQSDELVGVILLSGKDSGFIAGADVSEFDAMSDFSVLPEALKRTHALFARIEALKIPVVAGIHGFCLGGGLELALACHYRIAVNDDKTRIGFPEVGLGLFPGFGGTGRSIRQAGPVDAMQIMLTGRMLKAGAARGLNLVDKLVRHRDMLAWEARKAVLQKRKSSEAGFAKKIMAVGMLREYVANKMRDETKKKARREHYPAPYALIDLFEKHGNDWKAMIRGEVDGFVPLMGGDTATNLRRVFFASEALKKQGTKGAKFARVHVIGAGVMGGDIAAWCALRGMSVTLQDLDMERIKPALDRGKKLFKKRLKKKHEVDAAVLRLEADPTGKGVARADVIIEAVVEKLEVKQAIFGGLEDKLKPGAILATNTSSIELERIAEKLKAPERLIGLHFFNPVAQLPLVEVIRSTFNTDAEIGKGAAFALAIGKSPVVVKSAPGFLVNRVLMPYMLGAVQRVEAGESKELLDAAAVAFGMPMGPIELMDTVGLDVGKSVATELGHQVPIESRFATLVSEGKLGRKTGEGFYKWVDGKAQKGETPPHADLAGLGRELVKPLVDMTEVVVADGVVANAGLADIGVIMGTGFAPFLGGPLQARKDGKA from the coding sequence ATGATCCAGCCGCAAATGCCTGAGACCAAGCATTGGAGCTTCCGCCGCGATGTGGAGAATCTGGGCTGGTTGACGATCAATACGCCGGGGCCGGTCAATACGCTGAGCCGCGAAGCGATCATGGAGCTCGAGGCGCTGGTGACGCGCTTTGAGGAGCTGGCGCAGAGCGACGAATTGGTCGGTGTAATCCTGCTCAGTGGCAAGGATAGCGGCTTTATCGCGGGCGCCGATGTCAGCGAGTTTGATGCGATGAGCGATTTCTCGGTGCTGCCGGAGGCGCTGAAGCGGACGCATGCGCTGTTTGCGCGGATCGAGGCGCTGAAGATCCCGGTCGTGGCCGGTATCCATGGCTTCTGCCTCGGCGGCGGGCTGGAGCTGGCGCTGGCGTGCCACTACCGGATTGCTGTCAATGACGACAAGACGCGCATCGGTTTCCCCGAGGTCGGGCTGGGCCTGTTCCCCGGCTTCGGCGGCACCGGTCGCTCGATCCGGCAGGCGGGGCCGGTCGATGCCATGCAGATCATGCTCACCGGGCGGATGCTCAAGGCCGGTGCGGCGCGGGGCCTGAACCTGGTCGACAAGCTGGTGCGGCATCGCGACATGCTGGCCTGGGAAGCGCGCAAAGCGGTGCTGCAGAAGCGCAAGTCGAGCGAGGCGGGCTTTGCCAAGAAGATCATGGCCGTGGGCATGTTGCGCGAATACGTCGCCAACAAGATGCGCGACGAGACCAAGAAGAAGGCGCGGCGCGAGCATTACCCGGCGCCCTATGCGCTGATCGACCTGTTCGAGAAGCACGGCAATGACTGGAAGGCGATGATCCGCGGCGAGGTCGATGGGTTCGTGCCGCTGATGGGCGGCGACACCGCGACCAATCTGCGCCGGGTGTTCTTCGCTTCGGAAGCGCTGAAGAAGCAGGGCACCAAGGGCGCCAAGTTTGCCCGCGTGCATGTGATCGGCGCTGGCGTGATGGGCGGCGATATTGCGGCGTGGTGCGCGTTGCGCGGCATGAGCGTGACGCTGCAGGATCTGGATATGGAGCGCATTAAGCCGGCGCTCGATCGGGGTAAGAAGCTGTTCAAGAAGCGGCTTAAGAAGAAGCACGAGGTCGATGCGGCGGTCCTGCGGCTGGAGGCCGATCCCACCGGCAAGGGCGTGGCGCGGGCCGATGTGATCATCGAGGCGGTGGTCGAGAAGCTCGAGGTGAAGCAGGCGATCTTTGGCGGACTGGAAGACAAGCTCAAGCCGGGGGCGATCCTCGCCACCAATACCAGCTCCATCGAGCTGGAGCGGATCGCGGAAAAGCTCAAGGCGCCGGAGCGGCTGATCGGGCTGCACTTCTTCAACCCGGTGGCGCAATTGCCGCTGGTGGAGGTGATCCGCTCGACCTTCAATACCGATGCCGAAATCGGCAAGGGTGCGGCGTTTGCGCTGGCCATCGGCAAGTCGCCTGTGGTGGTGAAGTCGGCGCCGGGGTTCCTGGTGAACCGGGTGCTGATGCCCTACATGCTGGGCGCGGTGCAGCGGGTGGAGGCCGGCGAAAGCAAGGAACTGCTCGATGCGGCGGCTGTGGCCTTCGGCATGCCGATGGGGCCGATCGAACTGATGGATACAGTCGGGCTCGATGTCGGCAAGTCGGTGGCGACGGAACTGGGCCATCAGGTGCCGATCGAGAGCCGGTTCGCGACGCTGGTGAGCGAGGGTAAGCTCGGCCGCAAGACGGGCGAGGGCTTCTACAAATGGGTGGATGGCAAGGCGCAGAAGGGCGAGACGCCCCCGCATGCCGATCTGGCCGGGCTGGGGCGTGAGCTGGTCAAGCCGCTGGTCGATATGACCGAGGTGGTGGTGGCCGACGGTGTGGTGGCCAATGCGGGCCTTGCCGATATCGGGGTGATCATGGGAACGGGCTTTGCGCCATTCCTCGGTGGTCCGCTGCAAGCAAGAAAAGACGGGAAAGCGTAA
- a CDS encoding acetyl-CoA C-acetyltransferase, with translation MAELRKVAIVGSARIPFARGNTAYVDETNLSMLGTTLAGLADKYGLKGDKIDEVMAGAVIGHSRDFNIAREATLDAGLSPRTPGTTMQIACGTSLQAALTLGAKIASGEIDSGIAAGSDTVSDSPIVFGNKFQHRMLDLNKARTTGEKFGAFKGFSFGELTPVAPSVNEPRTGLSMGQHCELMAREWGITRKAQDELAVASHRNAAKAYDEGFHDDLLVQCAGLVRDNNVRADANLDKMSTLKAAFDKTSGHGTLTAGNSTPLTDGASSVLLASEDWARARGLPVLAYLTMGRVAGNDFAHGEGLLMAPTIAVSEMLARAGLGFEQIDYFELHEAFAAQVLCTLKAWNDPTYCKDVLGRDAVMGAVDPAKINVKGSSLAYGHPFAATGARILGLTAKMLSTEPGKRALISVCTAGGQGVAALVESAA, from the coding sequence ATGGCTGAACTTCGGAAAGTCGCGATCGTTGGTTCGGCGCGCATCCCGTTTGCGCGCGGCAATACGGCCTATGTGGATGAGACCAATCTCTCCATGCTGGGCACGACGCTTGCGGGCCTGGCAGACAAGTATGGGCTTAAGGGCGATAAGATCGACGAGGTGATGGCGGGGGCCGTCATCGGGCATTCCCGGGATTTCAACATCGCCCGCGAAGCCACGCTCGATGCCGGGCTGTCGCCGCGCACACCGGGGACGACGATGCAGATCGCCTGCGGGACGAGCCTCCAGGCGGCGCTGACACTGGGGGCCAAGATTGCCAGCGGCGAGATCGACAGCGGCATTGCGGCCGGGTCGGACACGGTGAGCGACAGCCCGATTGTCTTCGGCAACAAGTTCCAGCATCGCATGCTGGACCTCAACAAGGCGCGGACGACGGGCGAGAAATTCGGGGCGTTCAAGGGATTTTCGTTCGGTGAGCTGACGCCGGTGGCGCCTTCGGTCAACGAACCGCGCACCGGGCTTTCGATGGGCCAGCATTGCGAGCTGATGGCGCGCGAATGGGGTATTACCCGCAAGGCGCAGGACGAACTGGCGGTGGCGAGCCATCGCAACGCGGCCAAGGCCTATGACGAGGGGTTCCACGACGACCTGCTGGTGCAATGTGCCGGGCTGGTGCGGGACAATAATGTCCGTGCCGACGCGAACCTCGACAAGATGTCGACGCTGAAGGCGGCGTTCGACAAGACCAGCGGGCATGGCACGCTGACGGCCGGTAACTCGACACCGCTGACGGACGGCGCATCGTCGGTGCTGCTGGCCAGCGAGGATTGGGCCAGGGCGCGCGGGTTGCCGGTGCTGGCATACTTGACCATGGGAAGGGTGGCCGGCAACGACTTTGCCCACGGCGAGGGGCTGTTGATGGCGCCGACTATCGCGGTCAGCGAGATGCTTGCGCGGGCCGGGCTGGGCTTCGAGCAGATCGACTATTTCGAGCTGCATGAAGCCTTCGCGGCACAGGTGCTGTGTACGCTCAAGGCGTGGAATGACCCGACCTATTGCAAGGACGTGCTTGGACGCGACGCGGTGATGGGCGCCGTCGATCCGGCCAAGATCAATGTTAAAGGGTCGAGCCTGGCCTATGGCCATCCGTTCGCCGCGACGGGCGCGCGCATCCTGGGGCTCACGGCAAAGATGCTCTCGACCGAGCCGGGCAAGAGGGCGCTGATTTCGGTTTGCACGGCTGGTGGGCAAGGCGTCGCGGCTCTGGTAGAAAGTGCGGCATGA
- a CDS encoding ABC transporter permease — protein MAGITGKDALLTEYAHKLETLDAPKGRSLTQDAIRRLVRNKAAVVSVFVVGFIVLFAFVGPYFVPWTYDKIDWSGIRKPPNFEAGHYAGTDQNGRDMLARIMQGTQMSLIVALVATMVSVCIGVVYGAVAGYFGGKVDAVMMRFVDIMYALPYILFVIILVVIFGRNPVLLFVGIGCLEWLTMARIVRGQTLSIKEREFVEAAKAGGAKPWTIIMRHIVPNLTGPVVIYATLTIPEIILTESFLSYLGLGVQEPQTSLGTLISFGSPVAETLPWMLIGPAVVLVSLLLCLTYIGDGLRDALDPKDR, from the coding sequence ATGGCCGGCATTACTGGCAAGGACGCGCTGCTCACCGAGTATGCGCACAAGCTCGAAACCCTCGACGCTCCCAAGGGGCGCTCGCTGACGCAGGACGCCATCCGGCGCCTGGTGCGCAACAAGGCGGCTGTGGTTTCGGTGTTCGTGGTCGGCTTCATCGTGTTGTTCGCGTTTGTGGGGCCGTATTTCGTCCCGTGGACCTATGACAAGATCGACTGGAGCGGCATTCGCAAGCCGCCCAATTTCGAGGCCGGCCATTATGCGGGTACCGACCAGAACGGTCGCGACATGCTGGCCCGCATCATGCAAGGCACGCAGATGAGCCTGATCGTGGCGCTGGTCGCCACCATGGTTTCGGTCTGTATCGGGGTGGTCTATGGCGCAGTCGCCGGCTATTTCGGCGGCAAGGTCGACGCTGTCATGATGCGCTTCGTCGATATCATGTATGCGCTGCCCTACATCCTGTTCGTGATCATCCTGGTGGTGATCTTCGGGCGCAATCCAGTGCTGCTGTTCGTGGGCATCGGGTGCCTCGAATGGCTGACCATGGCGCGTATCGTGCGCGGGCAGACGCTGTCGATCAAGGAACGCGAGTTCGTCGAAGCGGCCAAGGCCGGCGGGGCCAAGCCCTGGACCATCATCATGCGGCACATCGTGCCCAACCTGACGGGTCCCGTGGTGATCTACGCCACGCTCACCATTCCCGAGATCATCCTGACCGAGAGCTTCCTCTCCTATCTCGGCCTTGGTGTGCAGGAGCCGCAGACATCGCTCGGCACGTTGATTTCGTTCGGTTCGCCGGTGGCGGAGACGCTGCCCTGGATGCTGATCGGACCCGCCGTGGTGCTGGTGAGCCTCTTGCTCTGCCTCACCTATATCGGCGACGGCCTGCGCGACGCGCTCGACCCGAAGGATCGCTAA
- a CDS encoding peptide ABC transporter substrate-binding protein translates to MKFTQTLKAVTSAGAIALLMSSAASAVTLNMMNGSEPGSIDPHQASGDWENRIIGDYLEGLMAEDANADAIPGQAESYTISDDGLIYTFKLRDGIQWSDGTPVTAGDFVFAFQRLFNPATASDYAYLQFPIKNGSEIADGSVTDFNELGVKAIDDKTVEITLEGPTPFFLQALTHYTAYPVPKHVVDKVGNEWTKIENIVSNGPYTPTEWTPGSYIKSVKSETYWDAANVQIDEVNYFVQDDLAAALARYRAGEYDILTDIPSDQAEWIKTNLPGQDYFGAFLGIYYYVINQEKPPFDNPDVRKALSMAVNRDVIGPDVLGTGELPLYGWVPEGTANYEGVALYEPSWIGLSYEERVAEAKAIMEGLGYTASSPLTLQLKYNTNDNHQRVAVAIASMWEQIGVKAELFNSETAVHYDSLRAGDFDVGRAGWLLDYSDPSNTLDLLRTGIMQDGAMNWGNNYGRFSNEEFDKLMDQATTELDLAARAKMLGDAEKIAMDASAAIPIYNYIAQNVVAPSVTGFVNNAADIHRTRWLSKSE, encoded by the coding sequence ATGAAATTCACTCAAACCCTCAAGGCGGTAACGTCCGCCGGCGCGATTGCGCTGTTGATGAGCTCGGCGGCATCGGCCGTGACGCTCAACATGATGAACGGCTCGGAGCCCGGCTCCATCGACCCGCATCAGGCGTCGGGTGACTGGGAAAACCGCATTATCGGTGACTACCTTGAAGGGCTGATGGCCGAAGATGCCAATGCCGATGCCATTCCCGGCCAGGCCGAAAGCTACACCATTTCCGATGACGGCCTGATCTACACGTTCAAGCTGCGTGACGGCATCCAGTGGTCCGATGGCACGCCTGTGACCGCCGGCGATTTCGTCTTCGCCTTCCAGCGCCTGTTCAACCCGGCGACGGCGTCCGACTATGCTTACCTGCAGTTCCCGATCAAGAACGGCTCGGAAATTGCCGACGGTTCGGTGACCGATTTCAATGAACTGGGCGTCAAGGCGATCGACGACAAGACTGTCGAAATCACCCTCGAAGGCCCGACCCCGTTCTTCCTGCAGGCGCTGACGCACTACACAGCCTATCCCGTGCCGAAGCATGTGGTCGACAAGGTCGGCAATGAGTGGACCAAGATCGAGAACATCGTCTCGAACGGCCCCTACACCCCAACCGAGTGGACCCCGGGCAGCTACATCAAGTCGGTCAAGTCCGAGACCTACTGGGATGCCGCCAACGTCCAGATCGACGAAGTGAACTACTTCGTGCAGGACGACCTGGCCGCCGCGCTGGCCCGCTACCGCGCCGGTGAATACGACATCCTCACCGACATTCCGTCCGACCAGGCCGAGTGGATCAAGACCAACCTGCCGGGCCAGGACTATTTCGGCGCCTTCCTGGGCATCTACTACTACGTGATCAACCAGGAAAAGCCGCCGTTCGACAATCCTGATGTCCGCAAGGCGCTGTCCATGGCCGTCAACCGCGACGTGATTGGTCCCGACGTGCTGGGCACTGGCGAATTGCCGCTTTATGGCTGGGTTCCGGAAGGCACTGCCAACTATGAAGGCGTGGCGCTTTATGAGCCGTCCTGGATCGGCCTTTCCTATGAAGAGCGCGTGGCGGAAGCCAAGGCGATCATGGAAGGCCTGGGCTATACCGCGTCCAGCCCGCTGACCCTGCAGCTCAAGTACAACACCAATGACAACCACCAGCGTGTTGCGGTGGCCATTGCCTCGATGTGGGAACAGATCGGCGTCAAGGCCGAGCTCTTCAACTCGGAAACGGCCGTGCACTATGACAGCCTGCGCGCCGGCGATTTCGATGTTGGTCGTGCTGGCTGGCTGCTCGACTACTCTGACCCGTCCAACACGCTCGACCTGCTCCGTACCGGTATCATGCAGGACGGCGCGATGAACTGGGGCAACAACTACGGCCGGTTCTCGAACGAAGAGTTCGACAAGCTTATGGACCAGGCCACGACCGAGCTCGATCTGGCCGCGCGCGCCAAGATGCTCGGCGATGCTGAAAAGATCGCGATGGACGCCTCGGCTGCGATCCCGATCTACAACTACATCGCACAGAACGTCGTCGCCCCGTCGGTTACCGGTTTTGTCAACAACGCTGCGGACATTCACCGCACCCGTTGGCTGAGCAAGTCCGAGTAA
- a CDS encoding ABC transporter ATP-binding protein, producing MDQTPINLLEIKDLKKTFSLSGGLFSSRLTLTALENINFNIRTGETLGIVGESGCGKSTLGRCILQLLSPDEGQVLWLGQDLTKLPAEEMRQRRQDLQIIFQDPLASLNPRMTVGEIIADPLRTLRPELNKTERRARVLKTMESVGLLPEMINRYPHEFSGGQAQRIGIARALITEPKLIVCDEPVSALDVSIQAQILNLLAELKDEFGLTLIFISHNLSVVRHVSDRILVLYLGRIVELATGDEIYDEPRHPYTRALLTAVPIPDPKLARQRNIDALKGEIPSPINPPSGCTFRTRCRFAKPFCAETRPPLETIENGRLVACHRWREIDVPEEAVLGV from the coding sequence ATGGACCAGACCCCGATCAACCTGCTCGAAATCAAGGATCTCAAGAAGACCTTTTCGCTTTCGGGCGGCCTGTTCAGCAGCCGGCTGACGCTGACGGCGCTGGAAAATATCAACTTCAATATCCGCACGGGTGAGACGCTGGGCATCGTGGGCGAGAGCGGCTGCGGCAAGTCCACGCTCGGCCGCTGCATCCTGCAATTGCTGAGCCCCGACGAAGGCCAGGTGCTCTGGCTGGGGCAGGACCTGACCAAGCTGCCGGCCGAAGAGATGCGGCAGCGGCGGCAGGACCTGCAGATCATTTTCCAGGACCCGCTGGCCTCGCTCAACCCGCGTATGACGGTGGGCGAGATCATCGCCGATCCGCTGCGCACGCTGCGGCCGGAGCTCAACAAGACCGAGCGGCGGGCGCGCGTGCTCAAAACGATGGAATCGGTGGGCCTGCTGCCCGAAATGATCAACCGCTATCCGCACGAGTTCTCGGGAGGGCAGGCACAGCGCATTGGCATCGCCCGGGCGCTGATCACCGAACCCAAGCTGATCGTCTGCGACGAGCCCGTATCGGCGCTCGACGTGTCGATCCAGGCGCAGATTCTCAACCTGCTGGCCGAGCTTAAGGACGAGTTTGGGCTGACGCTGATCTTCATCTCGCACAATCTCTCTGTGGTGCGGCACGTGTCGGACCGTATCCTGGTGCTGTATCTCGGGCGCATCGTGGAGCTGGCGACGGGTGACGAAATCTATGATGAGCCCCGCCATCCCTATACGCGGGCGCTGCTGACGGCGGTGCCGATCCCCGATCCGAAGCTGGCGCGACAACGCAATATCGACGCGCTCAAGGGCGAAATCCCCTCGCCGATCAATCCGCCTTCGGGGTGCACGTTCCGGACGCGTTGCCGGTTTGCCAAGCCGTTCTGCGCCGAAACGCGGCCACCGCTGGAGACGATCGAGAATGGCCGGCTGGTGGCCTGCCACCGCTGGCGCGAGATCGATGTGCCGGAAGAGGCTGTGCTGGGGGTGTAA